CCTGAAGTAAACACCAACAAGCAGATAAATGGCGTGCCTTCCTTAGGTATTGACTATACGGCTTTCCCTAGATCACGTACGTTCACTTTTGGAGCGAACATTTCATTCTAGTTAAAACTTATCACAACAATGAAAAAAACAATATCAAAATTCACGTATTTGAGTGCATTGGGAGCATTTGCCCTCAGCTCTTGTACCGATTTAGTTGTTCAGGAAAAAGATTCAACCATTGTTAAGACAACTGGCGGTTCTACCACTACCGGTAATCCAACAGAATTACTTAATGCACTTTACAATGATTTGGGCGTATTCAATGACCAGGCAAATTTATATTCTCTTGGCCAGCATACGTCAGCCGAAATGATTCCTCCCACTCGTGGGGTAGACTGGGGTGACAATGGCGTTTGGCGTACACTCCACTCACACACTTGGGATGCTACACACGCACAGGTCTTAAACACTTGGAATACTATGAATGGCCGTGCTTTTCAGTGTGAGCAACTTTTAGCATCTAATCCGAGTCCGGTACAAGCAGCTGAAGCGAAAGCAATCCGCGCCATGTATATGTACCATGTAATGGACTTCTTTGGTCAAGTACCACGCCGTACCGTTGATCAAGGTGTGGATGCATTGCCTACTGTGCTTACGCGCTCAGAAGCCTTTGATTTTATCGTAAAGGATCTGACAGAAGCCCTTCCTAACTTGCCTAGGTTGGGGCCTGCAGCTATCAACGCACGTGCTTCTAAGGCGATGGCCAACGCGCTATTGGCACGTTTGCATTTGAACAAAGCAGTCTATAAATCAGCCAAGCCCGAAGGACCATATACGTTCGATAAAGCAGATATGGACAAAGTGGTACAGTATTGCGATGCAGTAAAAGCGGATGGTTTCGATTTAGACCCCGATTTCTTCAATCCTTTCACTGCCAACGTATCAAAAGATAAAATCTTTACTGACTTGCAAGGCTCGCCTCGTAACCGTTGGATGATGACTATGCACTATGACCAAGGTGGTTTTGATGCTGAAAAAGATGGCCCATGGAATGGATTTGCTACTTTGGCGGAGTTTTATGATAAGTTTGAAGCCAATGATGCGCGTCGTTTCCGTGAAGTAGGCTTCCAAAAAGGCTACGGTGGTGTGCACAAAGGCTTCCTGATTGGTCAGCAGTTCAGAGAGGATAAAACACCAATTGTGGATTCACGTTCTAAAAAGCCTTTGATCTTCACTCGTGACGTACCTTTGGCCGGTGCTTCTACTGAAAAAGGTATCCGTGTCATCAAGTACCACCCGGCAGATTTTGGTAAGTATTTGATTTTCCGTTATGCTGATGTGCATTTAATGAAAACAGAAGCCTTGTATCGTGCCGGTAATACAGCCGAGGCATTGAAGCTGTT
Above is a window of Runella slithyformis DSM 19594 DNA encoding:
- a CDS encoding RagB/SusD family nutrient uptake outer membrane protein, yielding MKKTISKFTYLSALGAFALSSCTDLVVQEKDSTIVKTTGGSTTTGNPTELLNALYNDLGVFNDQANLYSLGQHTSAEMIPPTRGVDWGDNGVWRTLHSHTWDATHAQVLNTWNTMNGRAFQCEQLLASNPSPVQAAEAKAIRAMYMYHVMDFFGQVPRRTVDQGVDALPTVLTRSEAFDFIVKDLTEALPNLPRLGPAAINARASKAMANALLARLHLNKAVYKSAKPEGPYTFDKADMDKVVQYCDAVKADGFDLDPDFFNPFTANVSKDKIFTDLQGSPRNRWMMTMHYDQGGFDAEKDGPWNGFATLAEFYDKFEANDARRFREVGFQKGYGGVHKGFLIGQQFREDKTPIVDSRSKKPLIFTRDVPLAGASTEKGIRVIKYHPADFGKYLIFRYADVHLMKTEALYRAGNTAEALKLLNELRTLRKATTATSINDDVMLRERGLELYWEGIARTDEIRFGKFNRKYQDVTNIEPYTVLFPIPALAIASNTNLKQNPGY